A genomic segment from Gossypium hirsutum isolate 1008001.06 chromosome D04, Gossypium_hirsutum_v2.1, whole genome shotgun sequence encodes:
- the LOC107898075 gene encoding receptor-like protein 9a, giving the protein MEITFGNSTFLPIFSLLLCMCSGCHRCMDEERDALLQIKDSINSPEGTAFSSWYGEDCCQWEGVQCNASTTRVSSIFFNYRRDPSLLENWYPNATLFAQFKDLEILHLGGNQIAGFTSPEELHSLKHLQQLNLQGNSIENASHLCWGKGALPSLYYLDLSGNNLQGFIPECLCDSLLLKQLILGNNLSGPFPKTFGNISSRLTSLDISNNGFYGPLLEDIHLIFPELLYLSASDNGFNGGIPPSFGRLKRLQYLDISGNKLHGEIPYLLTSNMSCLEYLDLSGNQLHGEIQYLLTSNMSRLQYLYLHDNNLRGDALPRNLSFLKLEVIHLGNNDFTGNLLDSLYWSLLQSPALPQLRVLSLSDNITSWSDFSHGHHLYLPALDLSSNRLTGSIPVQITQLIALRALNLSHNKLFGELSPELTKLTDLEVLDVSHDKLFGELCPEFTNLTFLEIFNVSFNNLSGTIPVGYQFSTFDASSYIGNPGLCGNPLSRNCGVVVEKPPKSNANVLLSNMATTNHLLFPCILFLPVVNFVYLGGLISTSF; this is encoded by the exons ATGGAGATCACATTTGGGAACAGCACCTTCTTACCTATCTTCTCGCTTCTTCTATGCATGTGCTCTGGTTGCCATAGGTGCATGGATGAAGAAAGGGATGCTCTCCTACAAATTAAAGATTCAATAAACAGTCCTGAGGGAACTGCTTTCTCAAGCTGGTATGGAGAAGATTGCTGCCAGTGGGAGGGTGTTCAATGCAATGCTTCCACCACACGTGTCAGTAGCATCTTCTTTAACTACCGAAGGGATCCCAGCTTGCTAGAAAATTGGTATCCCAATGCTACCTTATTTGCTCAGTTTAAGGACTTGGAAATCCTTCATCTGGGAGGGAATCAGATTGCGGGATTCACTTCACCTGAAG AGCTTCACAGTCTCAAGCACCTTCAGCAGCTGAATCTGCAAGGCAACTCAATAGAAAATGCCTCTCATCTCTGCTGGGGAAAGGGGGCATTACCTTCTCTTTATTACTTAGATTTGTCTGGTAATAACTTGCAAGGGTTTATTCCGGAATGCCTCTGTGACAGCCTGCTCTTGAAGCAACTAATCCT AGGCAACAATTTGAGTGGTCCATTCCCTAAGACCTTTGGAAACATAAGCTCACGCCTTACTTCACTAGACATCTCCAATAATGGCTTCTACGGGCCATTACTTGAAGATATTCACTTGATTTTTCCAGAGTTGCTTTATCTAAGTGCTTCTGATAATGGTTTTAATGGCGGCATACCTCCATCATTTGGTAGATTAAAGCGACTTCAATATCTAGACATATCTGGCAACAAATTACATGGAGAAATTCCATACCTTCTGACAAGTAATATGAGTTGTCTTGAATACTTGGACTTGTCTGGCAACCAATTACATGGAGAAATTCAGTACCTTCTGACAAGTAATATGAGTCGCCTTCAATATTTGTACTTGCACGACAACAACTTGAGAGGAGATGCACTTCCCAGAAACTTGAGTTTTTTGAAGCTAGAGGTTATCCATCTTGGCAACAATGATTTTACGGGAAACTTATTAGATAGCCTATACTGGAGTTTGTTGCAGTCGCCCGCCCTCCCTCAGTTGAGAGTGCTCAGTCTTAGCG ACAACATTACTTCTTGGAGTGACTTCTCCCATGGTCACCACTTGTACTTGCCAGCCTTAGATCTGTCGTCCAATAGATTGACTGGTTCAATTCCCGTCCAAATTACACAACTAATAGCGCTGCGGGCGTTGAATCTCTCCCATAACAAGCTCTTTGGTGAACTGTCTCCAGAATTAACAAAACTTACAGATCTGGAAGTGTTGGATGTCTCCCATGACAAGCTCTTTGGTGAACTATGTCCAGAATTCACAAATCTTACATTTCTGGAAATATTCAACGTTTCATTCAACAACCTATCAGGCACTATACCAGTAGGATATCAGTTTAGTACATTTGATGCGAGCAGTTACATAGGCAATCCTGGTCTTTGTGGCAATCCACTTTCAAGGAACTGCGGGGTAGTTGTAGAGAAACCACCCAAATCGAATGCCAATGTACTCTTGTCAAATATGGCCACCACCAACCATTTGCTCTTTCCTTGCATTCTTTTTCTACCTGTTGTAAATTTTGTTTATCTGGGGGGTTTGATTAGTACAAGTTTTTAG
- the LOC121216135 gene encoding receptor-like protein 56, which produces MEKGSNLQHSTYTPPLWGCIFITQCPSQQWKMQVYYVLSKNLKAKEISVLKQITEKGQQTRISGQGKSHVGQTCVPIFNKTSYRCQSFLSFRSNIRGNTELKLHKTDMMITCCNIGFNHGCMDEERTALQEITESMGYGHDSYEYSYRSRFFDDCCRWEGVHCSPTNSQVIEIYFYFIKEDSEEQWFLDMSLFSKLKQLQALHLVGNNIGGLDNPDAICELANLQRLDLSINSIEEEVPPCWGNMPKLRTLDLSKNEFRGNLTSILANISKNIEVIDFSHNLFEGFVPFSILANLSNLKHLGLSYNYHLQVETEDPIWHPSFQVQHLLLADCNLNHQSGQGIPRFLSTQYNLQTLDLSSNSLVGKFPTWLLQNVSSVLSLRSNCFVGQFPEHFQTTLSTLDISDNRFDGHLPLHFDLILPQLFEFNASSNQFSGNIPLSVGELKHLERVDLSNNRLSGPVPVGLTQNSPLWYLNLSNNSLEGEPLAVNCKMPKLHWLLLHNNHFVGEFPACLSNSLSLRLIDVRHNDLLGTISSLSVLMQLGAFLVGGNQISGHLPKELCEMQMLQFLDFSNNRFSGNIPPCLHKSLVWKNKNQANSWVPIDFTTKGISRLYQGIPLTLMTGIDFSVNTLVGAIPQAIGELSELHSLNLSNNHLTGHIPTSFKELNNLESLDLSHNNLTGHIPPEISQMSTLSKFSVAFNNLRGSIPSSTQFSTFSESDFEGNPELCGEPLQRKCSGNDDDDDGRKENPSEKAVEGVFDKPLIFYSFVFISYSLGFWGFIAPLYISTNWRRKYFATIDRWIEHLFYIKFFKLGT; this is translated from the exons ATGGAGAAGGGATCAAATCTTCAACATTCTACCTACACTCCGCCACTTTGGGG TTGTATTTTCATCACCCAGTGTCCCAGTCAACAGTGGAAAATGCAAGTCTACTATGTATTATCCAAGAATCTCAAGGCTAAGGAAATTTCAGTGCTAAAGCAAATAACAGAGAAGGGACAACAGACAAGAATATCAGGACAAGGAAAATCTCACGTTGGTCAAACTTGTGTTCCCATTTTCAACAAAACAAGTTACAG GTGTCAAAGTTTTCTATCTTTTAGGTCTAATATAAGAGGTAACACAGAGTTGAAACTTCACAAAACAGACA TGATGATTACCTGTTGCAACATTGGATTCAACCATGGTTGTATGGATGAGGAGAGGACAGCTCTTCAAGAAATTACAGAATCTATGGGCTATGGACATGATTCTTATGAGTATTCATATCGGTCCAGATTCTTTGATGATTGTTGCAGGTGGGAAGGTGTTCATTGTAGCCCCACAAACTCTCAAGTGATTGAGATTTATTTCTACTTCATCAAGGAAGATAGTGAAGAACAGTGGTTTCTGgatatgagtttattttctaaactcaagcAGTTGCAAGCATTGCATCTCGTAGGGAACAATATTGGTGGACTGGATAATCCTGATG CAATATGTGAACTTGCTAACTTACAACGGTTGGATCTTTCAATTAACTCAATTGAAGAAGAAGTACCACCTTGTTGGGGCAATATGCCAAAGCTTCGAACTCTAGACTTGTCGAAGAACGAGTTCCGGGGAAACCTTACTTCCATCCTTGCAAATATATCAAAAAACATTGAAGTCATTGACTTTTCTCATAACCTTTTCGAAGGTTTTGTGCCCTTTTCCATCCTTGCAAACCTTTCCAACCTCAAACATCTAGGTCTTTCCTACAATTACCATTTACAAGTTGAAACAGAAGATCCAATTTGGCACCCTTCTTTCCAAGTACAACATTTGCTTTTGGCTGATTGCAATCTGAACCATCAGAGTGGTCAAGGAATTCCTAGGTTCCTTTCAACACAATATAACCTGCAAACCTTAGATTTATCCAGTAACTCGCTGGTTGGAAAGTTTCCTACTTGGCTGCTTCAGAATGTTTCTTCCGTATTAAGCCTGAGAAGCAATTGCTTTGTTGGTCAATTCCCTGAACATTTCCAAACTACACTTTCTACGTTAGATATCTCTGACAATCGCTTTGATGGCCATCTGCCATTACACTTTGATCTAATTCTCCCTCAGCTGTTTGAATTCAATGCCTCCTCCAATCAATTTTCTGGCAATATTCCCCTTTCTGTAGGTGAATTGAAACATTTAGAAAGGGTAGACTTGTCTAACAATCGCCTCTCTGGACCTGTCCCTGTTGGTCTAACCCAAAATTCACCATTATGGTACTTGAATCTCTCAAACAATAGCTTGGAAGGTGAGCCGCTTGCTGTAAATTGCAAAATGCCAAAATTGCATTGGTTGCTGCTTCACAATAATCACTTTGTGGGGGAATTTCCAGCTTGCTTGTCCAACAGTTTGTCACTGAGACTGATTGATGTAAGACATAATGATCTCTTGGGAACCATCTCAAGTCTATCAGTTTTGATGCAATTAGGAGCATTTCTTGTGGGTGGGAATCAAATTTCAGGACACCTTCCCAAGGAACTATGCGAAATGCAAATGTTACAGTTCTTGGATTTCTCAAACAATAGATTCTCAGGGAACATTCCTCCTTGCCTCCATAAAAGTTTAGTATGGAAAAACAAGAACCAAGCAAACTCATGGGTCCCTATTGATTTCACCACCAAAGGTATTTCACGTTTGTACCAGGGGATTCCCCTTACTCTAATGACAGGGATTGATTTCTCAGTTAACACATTGGTTGGGGCAATTCCACAAGCAATTGGTGAACTATCAGAGCTTCATTCTTTGAACCTCTCAAATAATCATTTAACAGGCCATATTCCAACATCTTTCAAAGAACTCAATAATTTGGAGAGCTTGGATCTTTCCCACAACAATCTGACGGGACATATACCTCCTGAAATCTCCCAGATGAGTACTCTCTCAAAGTTTTCTGTAGCCTTCAACAACCTCAGAGGATCGATCCCATCTAGTACACAATTTTCAACATTCTCTGAAAGCGACTTCGAAGGCAACCCAGAACTTTGCGGTGAACCACTACAAAGGAAATGCTCGGGAAATGACGATGACGACgatggaagaaaagaaaacccCAGTGAGAAAGCAGTGGAGGGGGTGTTTGATAAGCCCTTGATTTTCTATTCATTTGTGTTTATATCATATAGTTTGGGATTCTGGGGTTTCATTGCACCACTTTACATCAGTACAAATTGGCGGAGAAAATACTTTGCCACCATTGATAGATGGATTGAACATCTTTTCTACATAAAGTTTTTCAAATTAGGCACTTAG
- the LOC107898870 gene encoding serine carboxypeptidase-like 34 isoform X2: MASNAAVWLGFFVLVLLSVNSEGSRHGGELSHSDVLRQQEADRVVELPGQPAVEFKQYAGYVTVNESHGRALFYWFFEATSKPEKKPLLLWLNGGPGCSSIGYGEAEELGPFFTQKDEQTLKLNPHRWNKAANLLFLESPVGVGFSYTNTSSDIHQLGDKITAEDSYIFLVNWFKRFPQFKSHDFYIAGESYAGHYVPQLAELIFDNNKIVPKSDYINFKGFMIGNALMDDETDQTGMVDYAWDHAVISDGVYSNIKIKCNFSTPNTTNGCNEAMQAYFDVYNIIDMYSLYAPTCNSNSSTSNNRQRPMIQGIAPQIFSKFDRWHLRPAGYDPCLSNYTEVYLNRPDVQQALHANVTNISYPWTHCSDIINTWGDAPSSMLPTLKKLIAGGIRIWVFSGDTDGRIPVTATRLTLNKLGQKIIEDWTPWYTNHKQVGGWTIEYEGLMFVTIRGAGHQVPTFKPSQALQLVRHFLANKKLPPTPF, encoded by the exons ATGGCTTCCAATGCAGCAGTTTGGTTgggtttttttgttttggttttgctTAGTGTGAACAGTGAAGGGTCGAGGCACGGCGGTGAACTGAGCCATAGTGATGTTTTACGGCAGCAAGAAGCGGACAGGGTGGTGGAGCTTCCAGGACAACCGGCGGTGGAGTTCAAGCAATATGCAGGGTACGTGACGGTGAACGAGAGTCATGGTCGAGCCCTGTTTTATTGGTTCTTTGAAGCCACCAGCAAACCTGAGAAAAAGCCCCTCTTACTATGGCTCAATGGAG GTCCTGGATGTTCATCCATTGGATATGGAGAAGCAGAGGAGTTGGGACCTTTCTTCACTCAGAAAGATGAACAAACCCTAAAGCTTAATCCACATAGGTGGAATAAAG CTGCCAACTTATTGTTTCTTGAATCTCCGGTTGGTGTTGGGTTTTCTTATACCAACACAAGCAGTGATATCCATCAACTGGGTGATAAAATCACAG CTGAGGATTCCTACATATTTCTGGTCAATTGGTTCAAAAGATTCCCACAGTTCAAGTCGCATGATTTCTACATTGCTGGTGAAAGCTATgctg GGCACTATGTTCCACAGCTAGCTGAACTTATCTTTGACAATAACAAGATTGTTCCCAAGTCGGATTACATTAATTTTAAGGGATTTATG ATTGGGAACGCGTTGATGGACGACGAAACGGATCAAACCGGAATGGTGGATTATGCATGGGATCATGCAGTGATATCCGATGGAGTTTACAGCAACATCAAAATCAAATGTAATTTCAGCACTCCAAACACAACTAATGGTTGTAATGAAGCCATGCAGGCTTACTTTGATGTCTACAACATCATAGACATGTACAGCTTGTATGCTCCCACTTGTAATAGTAACTCCAGCACCAGTAATAACCGACAACGGCCGATGATTCAAGGCATTGCCCCACAGATATTTTCCAAATTC GACCGATGGCATTTGAGACCGGCGGGATACGATCCTTGTTTATCGAACTACACTGAAGTTTATTTAAATAGGCCTGATGTTCAACAAGCACTTCATGCCAACGTAACCAACATCTCCTATCCATGGACTCATTGCAG TGACATTATAAATACTTGGGGTGATGCACCATCTTCTATGCTTCCTACACTTAAAAAGCTCATAGCCGGAGGTATCCGTATTTGGGTTTTCAG TGGAGATACCGATGGAAGAATTCCAGTGACTGCAACTAGATTAACCCTGAACAAGTTAGGGCAAAAAATAATTGAAGATTGGACACCTTGGTACACCAACCACAAACAG GTTGGTGGGTGGACGATTGAATATGAAGGGCTTATGTTTGTAACCATTAGAGGAGCAGGTCATCAAGTGCCAACTTTTAAACCAAGTCAGGCACTTCAACTAGTGAGGCATTTCTTGGCCAATAAGAAATTGCCACCTACACCATTTTAg
- the LOC107898870 gene encoding serine carboxypeptidase-like 34 isoform X3 has protein sequence MASNAAVWLGFFVLVLLSVNSEGSRHGGELSHSDVLRQQEADRVVELPGQPAVEFKQYAGYVTVNESHGRALFYWFFEATSKPEKKPLLLWLNGGPGCSSIGYGEAEELGPFFTQKDEQTLKLNPHRWNKAANLLFLESPVGVGFSYTNTSSDIHQLGDKITGHYVPQLAELIFDNNKIVPKSDYINFKGFMIGNALMDDETDQTGMVDYAWDHAVISDGVYSNIKIKCNFSTPNTTNGCNEAMQAYFDVYNIIDMYSLYAPTCNSNSSTSNNRQRPMIQGIAPQIFSKFDRWHLRPAGYDPCLSNYTEVYLNRPDVQQALHANVTNISYPWTHCSDIINTWGDAPSSMLPTLKKLIAGGIRIWVFSGDTDGRIPVTATRLTLNKLGQKIIEDWTPWYTNHKQVGGWTIEYEGLMFVTIRGAGHQVPTFKPSQALQLVRHFLANKKLPPTPF, from the exons ATGGCTTCCAATGCAGCAGTTTGGTTgggtttttttgttttggttttgctTAGTGTGAACAGTGAAGGGTCGAGGCACGGCGGTGAACTGAGCCATAGTGATGTTTTACGGCAGCAAGAAGCGGACAGGGTGGTGGAGCTTCCAGGACAACCGGCGGTGGAGTTCAAGCAATATGCAGGGTACGTGACGGTGAACGAGAGTCATGGTCGAGCCCTGTTTTATTGGTTCTTTGAAGCCACCAGCAAACCTGAGAAAAAGCCCCTCTTACTATGGCTCAATGGAG GTCCTGGATGTTCATCCATTGGATATGGAGAAGCAGAGGAGTTGGGACCTTTCTTCACTCAGAAAGATGAACAAACCCTAAAGCTTAATCCACATAGGTGGAATAAAG CTGCCAACTTATTGTTTCTTGAATCTCCGGTTGGTGTTGGGTTTTCTTATACCAACACAAGCAGTGATATCCATCAACTGGGTGATAAAATCACAG GGCACTATGTTCCACAGCTAGCTGAACTTATCTTTGACAATAACAAGATTGTTCCCAAGTCGGATTACATTAATTTTAAGGGATTTATG ATTGGGAACGCGTTGATGGACGACGAAACGGATCAAACCGGAATGGTGGATTATGCATGGGATCATGCAGTGATATCCGATGGAGTTTACAGCAACATCAAAATCAAATGTAATTTCAGCACTCCAAACACAACTAATGGTTGTAATGAAGCCATGCAGGCTTACTTTGATGTCTACAACATCATAGACATGTACAGCTTGTATGCTCCCACTTGTAATAGTAACTCCAGCACCAGTAATAACCGACAACGGCCGATGATTCAAGGCATTGCCCCACAGATATTTTCCAAATTC GACCGATGGCATTTGAGACCGGCGGGATACGATCCTTGTTTATCGAACTACACTGAAGTTTATTTAAATAGGCCTGATGTTCAACAAGCACTTCATGCCAACGTAACCAACATCTCCTATCCATGGACTCATTGCAG TGACATTATAAATACTTGGGGTGATGCACCATCTTCTATGCTTCCTACACTTAAAAAGCTCATAGCCGGAGGTATCCGTATTTGGGTTTTCAG TGGAGATACCGATGGAAGAATTCCAGTGACTGCAACTAGATTAACCCTGAACAAGTTAGGGCAAAAAATAATTGAAGATTGGACACCTTGGTACACCAACCACAAACAG GTTGGTGGGTGGACGATTGAATATGAAGGGCTTATGTTTGTAACCATTAGAGGAGCAGGTCATCAAGTGCCAACTTTTAAACCAAGTCAGGCACTTCAACTAGTGAGGCATTTCTTGGCCAATAAGAAATTGCCACCTACACCATTTTAg
- the LOC107898870 gene encoding serine carboxypeptidase-like 34 isoform X1, with product MASNAAVWLGFFVLVLLSVNSEGSRHGGELSHSDVLRQQEADRVVELPGQPAVEFKQYAGYVTVNESHGRALFYWFFEATSKPEKKPLLLWLNGGPGCSSIGYGEAEELGPFFTQKDEQTLKLNPHRWNKAANLLFLESPVGVGFSYTNTSSDIHQLGDKITAEDSYIFLVNWFKRFPQFKSHDFYIAGESYAGHYVPQLAELIFDNNKIVPKSDYINFKGFMIGNALMDDETDQTGMVDYAWDHAVISDGVYSNIKIKCNFSTPNTTNGCNEAMQAYFDVYNIIDMYSLYAPTCNSNSSTSNNRQRPMIQGIAPQIFSKFVSSFSHPSLNNIGKMSRFKFESDFLQDRWHLRPAGYDPCLSNYTEVYLNRPDVQQALHANVTNISYPWTHCSDIINTWGDAPSSMLPTLKKLIAGGIRIWVFSGDTDGRIPVTATRLTLNKLGQKIIEDWTPWYTNHKQVGGWTIEYEGLMFVTIRGAGHQVPTFKPSQALQLVRHFLANKKLPPTPF from the exons ATGGCTTCCAATGCAGCAGTTTGGTTgggtttttttgttttggttttgctTAGTGTGAACAGTGAAGGGTCGAGGCACGGCGGTGAACTGAGCCATAGTGATGTTTTACGGCAGCAAGAAGCGGACAGGGTGGTGGAGCTTCCAGGACAACCGGCGGTGGAGTTCAAGCAATATGCAGGGTACGTGACGGTGAACGAGAGTCATGGTCGAGCCCTGTTTTATTGGTTCTTTGAAGCCACCAGCAAACCTGAGAAAAAGCCCCTCTTACTATGGCTCAATGGAG GTCCTGGATGTTCATCCATTGGATATGGAGAAGCAGAGGAGTTGGGACCTTTCTTCACTCAGAAAGATGAACAAACCCTAAAGCTTAATCCACATAGGTGGAATAAAG CTGCCAACTTATTGTTTCTTGAATCTCCGGTTGGTGTTGGGTTTTCTTATACCAACACAAGCAGTGATATCCATCAACTGGGTGATAAAATCACAG CTGAGGATTCCTACATATTTCTGGTCAATTGGTTCAAAAGATTCCCACAGTTCAAGTCGCATGATTTCTACATTGCTGGTGAAAGCTATgctg GGCACTATGTTCCACAGCTAGCTGAACTTATCTTTGACAATAACAAGATTGTTCCCAAGTCGGATTACATTAATTTTAAGGGATTTATG ATTGGGAACGCGTTGATGGACGACGAAACGGATCAAACCGGAATGGTGGATTATGCATGGGATCATGCAGTGATATCCGATGGAGTTTACAGCAACATCAAAATCAAATGTAATTTCAGCACTCCAAACACAACTAATGGTTGTAATGAAGCCATGCAGGCTTACTTTGATGTCTACAACATCATAGACATGTACAGCTTGTATGCTCCCACTTGTAATAGTAACTCCAGCACCAGTAATAACCGACAACGGCCGATGATTCAAGGCATTGCCCCACAGATATTTTCCAAATTCGTAAGCTCTTTCTCACACCCGAGTTTAAATAACATAGGTAAAATGTCTCGATTTAAATTTGAATCCGATTTTCTCCAGGACCGATGGCATTTGAGACCGGCGGGATACGATCCTTGTTTATCGAACTACACTGAAGTTTATTTAAATAGGCCTGATGTTCAACAAGCACTTCATGCCAACGTAACCAACATCTCCTATCCATGGACTCATTGCAG TGACATTATAAATACTTGGGGTGATGCACCATCTTCTATGCTTCCTACACTTAAAAAGCTCATAGCCGGAGGTATCCGTATTTGGGTTTTCAG TGGAGATACCGATGGAAGAATTCCAGTGACTGCAACTAGATTAACCCTGAACAAGTTAGGGCAAAAAATAATTGAAGATTGGACACCTTGGTACACCAACCACAAACAG GTTGGTGGGTGGACGATTGAATATGAAGGGCTTATGTTTGTAACCATTAGAGGAGCAGGTCATCAAGTGCCAACTTTTAAACCAAGTCAGGCACTTCAACTAGTGAGGCATTTCTTGGCCAATAAGAAATTGCCACCTACACCATTTTAg